The sequence AAAGAAGCTAAGAAAATACTTAATTTTAAAAATTTCTTAACAGAAATATATATAGATAATGAAAAATATGAATTTTCTCTTTTTGGAGATTATCAATTTAAAAACTTTTTAACAGCTTATGAAGTTCTAAAAGAGTTAGGAATACCTAATAATATAATTAAAAGTGGATGTCAAAAAGTTGTTTGGCAATGTAGATTTGAAAGGTTTTCACTACAACCTTTAGTTATTTTAGATGGGGCACATAATGTAGATGGTATGACTGAACTTTGTAAAACTATAAAACAGGGATACACTCCAAATGAAGTAGTATTTATTACATCTATTTTAAAAGATAAAGATGTAAAACATATGCTTCCAATTATGAGAGAAACTACTGATAATATAATTTTTACTTCACTGAAGGAAAATCCTCGTGGAACTTCTGGAGAGGATATATTTAATCAGCTTGAGGATAAAAGAGGAGCTCTTGTAGAAAATGATATTATTAAAGCTTTCGAAATAGCTAAAAACTTAAATAAAAAAGTTATTATTATCTGTGGTTCTTTTTATACATTAAGTAAATTCAAAGAGGAAATAAATGAAAAAAAATAGATTTCTAACTTTTATATTTTATTTATTAGTTTTTGGAGTTTTTTTATATTTTGAAAATAACCTTTATCAAAAATATATAGCTGATAAAAAAATAAGAGATTATATAAAAGAAAAAAATACTGAAGAGATTAAAAATTCTTTTCTTTTAAGAAAAAAATACTTTTATTTAGATAAAGATTATTTAAATAAACACCAAAAATTAGTTAATGAAGCTTCAAAAAAGGGAAAGGAGTAAACTTTGTTAAAAAAATTAACTGTTCCAATAAAAGACTTCATATCTCATTTAGACTTAGAAATTATCAATGAGGGAGATATGGAGTATCAAATTGAAATTCCAAGTATTTACCAAATAGGTTATGAACTTATTGGTTTTTTTGAAGTAGATGAAGAGCTTAATAAATATATACATATTTATGGTAGAAAAGAGGCTAGATATTTAGCTAATCTTTCTCCAGAAGAGAGAAAAAAAATTTTTGATAACTATTTTTCACATAATTTCCCAGCACTTATTGCTACTAATGAGAGTATTATTTTCCCAGAAATGATAGAGAGTGCTAAAAAATATAATAAAACCTTTCTAAAAAGCTTTAGAAGAACATCAGCTACCATAAGAGAAGCCAAATTTTTCTTATCTAAAAAATTAGCTAAAGAACAAATGATGAACGGCTACATTTTCTTAGATGTAATGGGAATAGGAGTTTTAATCACTGGTTATGAAGATGCTAAATTAGGAGTTACAATTGAACTTTTAGAAAGGGGTCATAGACTTATCACTGATAATCATTTAATGATGAAAAGAGTGGCAGAAAATGACCTAGAGGGATATAATAGAATAGATAAAACTATTATGGATAGTCATTTCTTCTTAGATAATCCTAAAGATAATAGCAAAATAGATGTCACTACTCTATTTGGAATAAAAGCTACTCGTAAAATGAAAAGAATAGATATGTTAATAGTTTTAGAAGAGTGGCAAGAAAAAAAATTTTATGATAGATTAGGGATAGACGAAGTTTACGAAGAGTTTTTAGGAGGAAAAATTCCTAAGTGGACTATTCCTGTTAGAAAAGGAAGAAATTTAGCAATTATTATAGAAACTGCTGCTTTAAACTATAGGTTAAAAATGATGGGAGTTAATTCAGCAGAATTTTTTATGAAAGAATCTCAAAAACTAATTAAAGCTAATAAGAAAAAGCAGGGAGAAAAAAATATGAATAATGGAAAAGTTCTTTCAGTTATGAAATTAAAAAATCAATTTAATTTAAAAGTCCTTTTAGGAGAAGAGTACTTAGAAGAAACTACAATTGAAACAACAAGTATACATAGACCAGCTCTTGCCTTAGCTGGATTTGTTGAAAATTATAAAGATGCTGCTTATATTGGTGTACAAATTTTTTCAAAAGCTGAATTTAAATATTTAAATACTCTTCCTGAAGAGATTAGAATAAAAAACTTAGAAAACTATCTACAATTTAAATTACCTGTTTTAGTTCTTACAGCTGACGTAGAAGTTCCTGATTATTTCTATAATATGGTTAAAGAAAGAAATATGATTTTATGTAGATGTGCTTTCAAAAAAGCTTCTCAAGCTATAGCTAATTTTAATAGCTTTTTAGAAACTTATTTTACTCCTAATATCTCTTTACATGGTGTTTTCCTTGAATTATATGGATTTGGTGTCCTTTTAACTGGAAAAAGTGGAGTTGGTAAAAGTGAAACTGCCCTTGAATTAATCCATAGAGGGCATAGACTTGTAGCTGATGACCTAGTTAAATTTATGAAGGATACAAGTGGAGATATTATGGGAACTGCTGCAAATCTTCCATATTTTATGGAAATTAGAGGTTTAGGAATTATAGATATAAAAACTCTATATGGTTTGGGGGCTGTTAGAATAAATAAAAAACTAGATCTCGTTATCGAATTAAAAGAACAAGAATCTTCTAATGATTATTTAACTGCTGTGGATTACCAAAATAGCATGTCTGAAGTTTTAGGAAATAAAATCCCTAAGATGGTTTTATATATCTCTTCTGGTAGAAACGCTGCTGCAATGGTTGAAATAGCTGTTATGAATCTTATGGCTTCTAAACTAGGACATGATCCTCAAAAATTATATCTAGAAGGAATTAACAGAATGACTAAAGAAGAAAGAAAGGTTCTTGGAATAGAAATAGAAAAGGAGGAAAATTGAATAACTTTTTAGAAATTAAAGAGAAAATTTTTCAAGAAAAAGGAGAGATAATAGTTACTTCACATGTCAATCCTGATGGAGATGCTATTGGCTCTGGACTAGCTCTTACCCTTGCCCTTGAAAAAATAGGTAAAAAAGTAAATTTTATTTTACAAGATAAATTTCCTGATAACACTAAATTTTTATCAAAAATTGATAAAATAAAAGTATTTGATGAAACTATAAATTATAATCCTAGTCTTATAATCTGTGTAGATGGAGCTACTGCTGAAAGAATAGGAACTCCTCAAAAACTTTTTAAAGATAGATTTGTTATAAATATAGATCATCATATCAGTAATAGTTGTTATGGAAATTTAAACTATGTAGAAGAGATCTCATCTACTAGTGAATTAATTTTTAAATTTATAAAATTCTGTGAGATAGAGCTAGATATAAATATAGCTGAAGCTCTTTATACTGGATTAGTTAATGATACTGGAAATTTTACCCACAATAATGTAACCCCTAAAACTTTTGAAATGGCAATGGAAATAAAAGAGATTGGTGTTGATACTTCTAAAGTTGTAAGAGAATTTTTCAATACTAAATCATTTCCTGCTCTCAAACTATTAGGAAAAGCTCTTTTTGAAATGGAATACAATGCTGAAAAAAAA comes from uncultured Fusobacterium sp. and encodes:
- the hprK gene encoding HPr(Ser) kinase/phosphatase, with the translated sequence MLKKLTVPIKDFISHLDLEIINEGDMEYQIEIPSIYQIGYELIGFFEVDEELNKYIHIYGRKEARYLANLSPEERKKIFDNYFSHNFPALIATNESIIFPEMIESAKKYNKTFLKSFRRTSATIREAKFFLSKKLAKEQMMNGYIFLDVMGIGVLITGYEDAKLGVTIELLERGHRLITDNHLMMKRVAENDLEGYNRIDKTIMDSHFFLDNPKDNSKIDVTTLFGIKATRKMKRIDMLIVLEEWQEKKFYDRLGIDEVYEEFLGGKIPKWTIPVRKGRNLAIIIETAALNYRLKMMGVNSAEFFMKESQKLIKANKKKQGEKNMNNGKVLSVMKLKNQFNLKVLLGEEYLEETTIETTSIHRPALALAGFVENYKDAAYIGVQIFSKAEFKYLNTLPEEIRIKNLENYLQFKLPVLVLTADVEVPDYFYNMVKERNMILCRCAFKKASQAIANFNSFLETYFTPNISLHGVFLELYGFGVLLTGKSGVGKSETALELIHRGHRLVADDLVKFMKDTSGDIMGTAANLPYFMEIRGLGIIDIKTLYGLGAVRINKKLDLVIELKEQESSNDYLTAVDYQNSMSEVLGNKIPKMVLYISSGRNAAAMVEIAVMNLMASKLGHDPQKLYLEGINRMTKEERKVLGIEIEKEEN
- a CDS encoding bifunctional oligoribonuclease/PAP phosphatase NrnA, translated to MNNFLEIKEKIFQEKGEIIVTSHVNPDGDAIGSGLALTLALEKIGKKVNFILQDKFPDNTKFLSKIDKIKVFDETINYNPSLIICVDGATAERIGTPQKLFKDRFVINIDHHISNSCYGNLNYVEEISSTSELIFKFIKFCEIELDINIAEALYTGLVNDTGNFTHNNVTPKTFEMAMEIKEIGVDTSKVVREFFNTKSFPALKLLGKALFEMEYNAEKKLVYYFLSYENLKKYNGKKEDTEGIVEKLISFKEAEVSLFLREDKPGIIKGSMRSKHDIDVNKIANTFGGGGHRKAAGFTSELSHENIIKLVLEQL